Part of the Halopenitus persicus genome is shown below.
TCTGCCGGCTCGCCGACCAGATCGGCATCGACGTCGTTCTCGAGAAGCTCCGGTCGCTCCACGAGGAGTACGGCGAGGAGCGGTATGAACCGGCCGACCACCTCGTGGCGCTCGTGGAGGCGGGCAAAACCGGCGAGGACGCCGGCATCGGCTTCTACGACTACCACGGCCAGTGGCCCTACCAGTTCCTCAACGTCGACCTCGACGACCGCGGCGTGCTCTCCATCGAGTTCGACCGTCCCGAGCGGCTGAACGCCTTCTCCGAGGAGATGTTCGCCGAGGTCCAACGTGCCCTCGAGGACGCGCCCGTCGAGGACGTCTCCTGCGTCGTCTTCTCGGGGGCCGGCGACCAGTTCTCCGCCGGCGCCGACATCACCGGCTTCCTCACGAACGCGCCCACCGAGATCATGGACGTCGAGGAGTCGATCGAGGCCGTCCACGAGTTCCCCCGACCGACGATCGCGAAGATCGACGGCTTCTGTCTGGGCGGCGGGCTCGAGCTCTCGCTTGCGTGTGACCTCCGGATCGCCTCCGAACGCTCCACGCTCGGGAGCCCCGAGATCGACCTCGGGCTGATCCCTGGCGGCGGCGGCACCCAGCGACTCACCCGGATCGTCGGCGAGACGCGCGCGAAGGAGCTCGTCTTCCGCGGCAACCACATCTCCGCCGAGCGGGCGGCCGACTGGGGCATCCTCAACCGCGCCGTCCCCGGCGACGAGTTCGAGGAGACGGTCGGCGAGTTCGTCGACGACATCGCCACCGGACCCAAGACGGCGCTGAAGGTCGCCAAGAAGGTGATCAACGAGGGCCAAAACGCCAGTCTCGAGGCCGGACTCGCGATGGAGAGTCAGGGCTTCGGTCTGCTGACGACGACCGACGACGTGATCGAGGGCGTGGACGCCTTCCGCAACGACCGCGAACCGGAGTTCCAGTGACGATGTCCCGAAACGCAGCGATCGTCGGCGGCGGCCTGACCGAGTGGGGCGAACGGGAGGCGACCTGGAAGGACCTCGCCCAGGAGGCCGGCAAGGCGACCTTCGACGACGTCGACGGCATCGACCAGTCGGACGTCGAGGGGCTGTTCGTCGGCGCCGTCCAGCCCGAACGCTTCGCCTTCCAGAGCCACGTCGCCCCGCTGGTTGCGGAGCTGCTGGGAATCGACGCGGAGATGATCTCGCGGACGGAACTCGCGTGTGCGAGCGGGCAGGCGGCGCTCCGGTACGCGTGGCTGGCGATCGCCGCCGGCCAGATCGACGTCGCGCTGGTGATCGGCGTCGAGAAGATGAACCTCGGCAAGGAGTACATGCCCGAGATGCAGTCGACGATGACGAACGTGCTCGACCGCGAGTTCGACGGCGTCAACGGGCTCAACGGCCCCTCCCACTTCGCGCAGTTCGCCCAGCGACACATGCACGAACACGGGACCACCCGCGAGCAGCTCGCGATGGTGAGCGCGAAGAACAAGAGCCACGCCGCCGCTACCGACTTCGCACAGTACCGCGAGGCGGTCTCGGTCGACGACGTGCTCGATTCCTACCCGATCGCGCCGCCGTTGAACCTGCTCGACTGCAGCGGCATCACGGACGGCGCCGCCGGCGTCCTGCTCGTCAGCGAGGAGAAGGCGCGGGAGGTGACCGACACCCCGGCCTACATCACCGGCAGCGGCCAGTCCTGTCTCTCGAGCAACTCGATCAACAATCTGCCGTCGATGACGACCTGGCCGCAGGCGCGGGAGGCCTCCGAGAAGGCCTACGATCAGGCCGGCATCGAGGACCCGCTCGCCGAGATCGACGTCGCGGAGGTTCACGACTGCTTCTCGATCAGCGAGGTGATCGAGTACGAACAGCTCGGCTTCGCCGACGAGGGCGAGGGCGGCGCCTTCATCGAGGAGGGCCGCAGCGAGCTCGACGGCGACGTCGCGGTCAACCCCCGCGGGGGGCTGCTCGGCTGCGGCCATCCGCTCGGCGCCACCGGGGTCTGTCAGGCGCTGGAGATCTACCGACAGTTCACCGGCGACGTGCCCGCCGAGCGCGCGGTCGCGGGCGATCCCGAGACCGGCCTGATCCACAACCTGAGCGGCAGCGGGTCAGTTCACAGCGTGATGACCCTCGGGAGGGATCCACAATGACGCGCGACGACCGGTCCAACGACGGGTCCGCCGGCGATGAAGCGTCCAGCGAGGAACCGCCCCGCGAGACGGTCTCGATCCCGAACGAGGTCGATCTCCCCCGGCTGCTCGACTTCTACGACCTGCAGGACGCCGAACACACCGGGATCCACGAGTTCTACGACAACCTCCGGGACGGCGACTTCACCACCACGCGGTGTGACGCCTGCGGGGCGGTTCACTTCCCGCCCCGGATCGTCTGTCCCGAGTGTCTGAGCGACGACCTCTCGTACACGTCGCTTCCCCACGAGGGAACGCTCCACTCGTTCACCGAGGTCCGCGGCACCGCGGCGATCGGGATGACCGACGACACGCCGTTCGTCGCCGGCGTCGTCGATCTGGGCGACGTGCGGCTGTCGGCGCGGATCGACGACGCGAGCTACGAGGATCTCGAGATCGGCGATCCGGTCCGGCTGAAGATCGTCGACATCGACGGCCCGACCGACCAGGACCGGGTCTTCTACCGGTTCGTGCCGGCCTGACCGGCACCGCATCTGCCACCCGTCGTGTCGGCCTGACCGGCATCGCGTCTGCTATCGGTTCATCCCGATCTGACCGGCACCGCGTCTTCTACCGGTTCGCGCCGGTCCGACCGGCACCGCGTCTTCCACCGGTTCGTTCCGATCCGGTCGGAATCGGCTCGTCGCCGTCGAGTCCCGTTCTCGATCCACGATCACGGCCCTTCCTTCTTCCAAAAACGGTGCCGCTCAGGGGTTCGGAGCGTAGAGAGCGTACAGGATGGACAACATTCCGGCTGCGGTGACGAGTGCCGCGACGAATCCGGCTTCGAAGATCGACACCCGGAGGACTTCGAAGAGCGCGCCCTCGAGGAGGCCGCCGAGTCCGACGAGCGCGAAGCCGGCGGCAACGTACAGGAGCAACTGCGTGTGATGCCGTTGGTAGCCACGATAGGCCTGGTACGCGATGACCAGCGCTAATGCGGTGGTGAACAGTTTGCCGATGACGAATAGGGTGTGTTCCATGAGTCAGTCCCCCCGCATCTCCTCGAAGATGGACGTGATCCGGTCGGCGGGGTCGGGCCGGACGTCGATCCGAACGTCGAAGCCCTCCGCATTGAGGAGCACTTCGACGCGTTCGAGGCGCGCCTCGTACTCGCTGTAATGTCGTCCCCCGGGATCGACGTGCGTGTATTCCTCGAGGAGACCCTGCTCGAGGAGTCGGTTCACGCGCCGGGAGACGGTCGGGCGCGACATGTCGCACTCCTCGCTGAGTTCCTTCGCGGACAGCCGGTCGGCCTTCGTCGCCACGAGGATGTCCCGGGCGTACTCGTCGTCGAGGGTGGCGAAGACAGCCGGCGGATCGGGCTCCTCGGTCACGAGTCCCTACTCGCTGGAGGAGGGTAATATAGCCCGTCGGTTTTCCGACTCGGAACGCCGGCTCGCTATTATATAGCCTCTTCCGTCCTACTGATAATTGAAGGTGCAATAATTATGTCCACACTCGACTCCGGTATGAACCAGCTCGAGAGCAGGATCGGCGGCCTGACCGTCGGCGGGAAAGTGCACAGCCTCAGCGCGTGGTTCGTGCTCGCGCTCCGTCTGATGATGGGCTATGCGTTCGCATACTCCGGATTCACGAAGATCATCGGCGAGTTCTCCGCCGGCGGCTACCTCACGAACGTCGCCGCGACGAACGGCAATCCGCTTGCCGGGATGTTCGCGTGGATGGGGTCGACGCCGTGGTTCGTCGAGTTCGCGAACGTGGCCGTCCCGTGGGGCGAGCTGCTCATCGGCCTCGGCCTCCTCGTGGGCGCGCTCGTTCGCCTCGCGGCGTTCTTCGGCGCGCTGATGATGCTCATGTTCTACTTCGGGAACTGGGACATCTCTCACGGGTTCATCAACGGGGACTTCGCGTACATGCTCGTGTTCCTCGCGGTCGCCGCGTTCGCCGCGGGCCGCATCCTGGGACTCGACCGGTACATCGAGCAGTACGAGGTCGGCGGCGTGGCGCTCGTCGAGCGCTACCCCGCCCTCGAATACATCCTCGGCTAACCACGCCGAGCTTCTTTGGAGTACAACTATGCAAAATCCAATTCAAGCACGCGGGACTCATTCGCTGGGACTCATCGTCATCGGAGCACTGTCGCTGGCCGTCGTCGGCGGAATGGCGCTGACGCACGCGACCGTCCCGGATGGAATGACGTGGGGCTGGCACGGCGGTATGTGGAACGGCGGCCACATGGCCGGCTGGAGTGGATGGGGCTGGGGGATGATGCTGGTCGGTCTGCTGTGGATGGCCCTCCTCGTCGCCCTGCCCGTCTCCATCGTCTACTGGTTGGCGACACGGTCACGATCGAACGATTCCACTGAGACTGGCGCACTCGCCGTCCTCCAGGAGCGGTACGCTCGCGGCGAGATCGATGACGAGGAGTTCGACCGTCGCCGCGAGCGGCTCACGCGTGACGACGACCGCTAGGACCGGTTTTCGGTGCTTCCCGTCTCCGGCACTCTTCGTCACTCTCCATTTTCGTCACTCTCCGCCCGGTATCGTCGTCCTCCCGATGGTGGATCCCGAAATCGATCCTCGAACCATAATCGATCCGCGACCCAGCCACGCTGACCGCGGCGTCGCAACGCAAGACGCCGGTGGTGTGGCCGCGTCACCCGACGTTCTTCTCCTCGTCGTCCCAGAACTCCTCGCGGAGCTCGTACTTCTGGATCTTGCCGGTCGAGGTCTGCGGGAGGGCGTCGCGGAACTCGACGCTGGTCGGACACTTGTAGTGAGCAAGCCGCTCGCGGGTGAACTCGATCAGCTCGTCCTCGGTGAGGTCGGAGTCCTCGGCGGTCACGACCAGTGCCTTCGGCGTCTCGCCCCACTTCTCGTGGGGGACGCCGATGACCGCGGCGACCTGCACGTCGGGGTGTTCGTAGATGACGTCCTGGACCTCGATCGTCGAGATGTTTTCCCCGCCGGAGATGATGACGTCCTTCTTCCGGTCGACGATCGTGAGCATCCGGTCGTCGTCCCAGGTGGCGATGTCGCCCGTGTGGAACCAGCCGTCGCGCCGGTCGTGGAACGCCCGGTGGGTCTCGTCGGGCTTGTTCCAGTAGCGGTCGAGCACCTGGTTGCCGCGAACGATCACCTCGCCCTGGGTCTCGTCGTCGGTCGGAACCGGCTCGCCGTGCTGGTCGACGACGAGGATCTCCGTGTTGAGCGTGGCGAAGCCGGGTTTGTTGATGATGTCGTACTTATCGCCCTGCTGGATCTTCCGTCGGGAGTTGCTGGTCGTGACGATCGGTCCGGTCTCGGTGGCGCCGTAGGCGTGGATGATCCGCCAGCCGAGCTCGTCCTCGACCTCCCGGATCGTGCTCTTCGGCGGCGGGCTCGCGGCCGTCTCGACGCGCACCGGCTTCTCGCCGGTCGCGGGCACGTCGGCGTCCTCGTAATAGTCCAACAGCATGTTCAACACCGTCGGCGCACCGCCGAGGTAGCTCACGTCGTGGTTGGCGATGTGCTCGAAGACGGTCTCGGGATCGAACTGTTCGAGGATGACGTGGGTGCCGCCGATCCCGGTGAGGCCGTAGATGTGTCCCCACCCGTTGATGTGGAACATCGGCGAGGTCCACAACAGCGTGTCGTCGTCCTCGAACTCGACGTGATGGGAGTGGATCAGCGCGTGGTAATGCTGGATCCGATGGGTGTGGACGACTCCCTTCGGGTCGCCGGTGGTGCCGCTGGTGTAGAGGATGGTCGCGTCGTCCTCCTCCGAGAGGTCCGGCCGGTCCGGCTGATCCGGGGAGTGCTCGGCGAGCACGTCCTCGTAGCCGTGCCAGCCCTCCCCGGCGGCGTCCCCGTCGTAGGCGACCCACTGCTCGACCGAGGTGCCCGCCTCGACGTCGGTCCCCCGGAGATGGTCGACCTTCTCGGTGAACCCCGTATGGGAGATCAGCACCGAGGGCGAGCTGTCGTCGACGAGGTAATCGTACTCGGTCGGCTGCAGCCGGAAGTTGAGCGGGACGAACAGCGCGCCGATCTGCATCGTCGCGTACAGCGTCTCGATGAACCGGTGGGAGTTCGGCGACAACAGCGCCACGCGGTCGCCCTTCTCGATGCCCCACTCCAACAGCGCGTTCGAGAGCCGGTTGATGCGGTCGTTCAGCTCGTTGTAGGTGAACTCTGTTCCGTCCGCGGCGATGACGCCGACGTCGTCGCCGAAGAGCGTGACTGCCCTGTCGAGGAAGTCCGTCGTGAGTAGTGGTCGTTTCATGGGTGATCTTTCGGATGTGGATTCGTCGGTGTGAGCGGGTTCGTCGGTGTTCGTCGATGTGGTTCGTGGCTGCGTCAGCGTGGTTCGTGGCTGCGTCAGCGTGGTTCGTGGCTGCGTCGGCGCGGCGTAACCTGCGACCGCCCCGGTCGCCATCTCCCGCGGCACGATGGCGTCCCCTCGTGCCGACGGTCGGCACGTGAGTGTGAGTGTCTGACGATGATCGTCGCCAACGGGACATCATATTTTACATAGTAATTTAAACTTTCGGGAATTCTTTCCAATCAATACGCCCAGGCCGGATCTCGGCACCCCGTTCACTCCCGAGAGAGGCGGTCGTCGCCGACGAACAGGTCCGTTGGTGCGTACTCCCGGTTCTCGGGATAGGCCGCGGTGTACTCCATCAGCTGGAACAGCGTTCCGGTCGGGTTCCGCGGGGACACGAACGCCTCGGTCCACTCGGCGTACTCCTCGCGGTCGACGACCTGGAAGCCCGTGGCCTCCAGCGTTGCGGTCATCGCGTCGATGTCGGCGACCTCGATCGTCACGTGATGGAGGCCGGGGCCGTGCCGGTCGAGGTACTCGGTCAGGAACGACTCCTCGGCGACCGGCTCGATGAGCTCGATCCGCGATCCGTCGCCCAGCTCGTAGTAGACCCACCGGAACCGGTCGTCGACGACGTCGTCTATCAGTCGGTCACAGCCGAGCGCGGCCAACAGCGGCTCGGCCGACTCGACGTCCTCGACGGCGATGCCGACGTGATCGACCCTCGCGGGTGGTCCGCCATCGTTCATACCTGCCCATCGACGTACACATTGTTAATTATTGCCGTCGATCCGATACCTCGCGACGGCACGCGACGGGGGTGGACTCCACGGCTCGACCACCCATTACCGCAGCGCCCGGACAACGGGAAATTATTTACCACCCTCAACGTATTTTATGGTATGTATTACCAATCGGTATTTCATCGCGGCGCGGTCGGCGGGACGGTGATCGGCCGATGACCGCCGACGACGAGGCTTCGGACGCCGCCGAGGGGACTCCCGTCAACCGTGATCGGGACGAGAACGCGGCGTCGGCCGCCGGAAGCGGCTCCGAATCGGCCGTGCCGGACGAGGATCCGACCGAAAGCTTCTCGACCTCCCGGCCTCGCCACTCCCTACGTGAGATGACCGACACCGAACCGGAGTGGGACTTCAAGGAGCGCGACGTGATGATCCTCCGCGAGCTGGCCCGGGACCCCCAGCTGTCGGCTCGGGAGCTGACCGACGTCCTCGAGGCGGAACACGGGATCGACGTCTCACACGTCACCGTGAGCAAGTCGATACGAAACATGCGCGACGCGAACGTCTTCCGGGAGGCGATCCTCCCGAACGAGGCGTACTTCAGCTTCTCGCTGTTCGAGTTCCAGTTCAACCCCGAACACTTCGAGGACGGCTGGCGCGACGCGATGGAACACATCCGCGAGGACAAGAGCACCCTGTTTTACTTCCTGTGTGACGGGGCCTACCAGTGGCGCGCAGTGATGATGTTCCCCAGCAGCGAGGCCGAGTCCAAGTGGATCCACGAGTTCTACAAGGAGCACGGCAAGGTGATCAACAATCTCCGCAACCACGCGTTGACGAACGTGCTCAAGTTCGGAACCGATCCCGAGCTGTTCGAGAACATCACCGACGGCCGGGAGTGAGGCAGCGGTTCGAGGGGAAGAAGCGGGACGGCGGTCCGACTCCCACGAGCAGCCGTCCTCACCGGTTCGGATCTGATCCGCGGAAGAAAACGCCGGGAGAGGGATTTGAACCCTCGATCCCGTGAGGGAACACGCTTTCCAGGCGTGCGCCTTGCCACTCGGCCATCCCGGCTCGATTCGTCCTACTGCCGTCCGACTGTTAAACCCTTCTTTTCGCCCGCAGGCGGTGCTCGAGTGCGTAGGCGATCCCGGCCACGACCGCGGCGACCGCGACCGCGATGAGCACCGTGCCGCCGATCCCGACCGGGAGCGCTCCGGCGCTGACCAGCCGGTAGCCCTGTATCGCGACCAGAAACGAGAACCCGCCGACGATCCCCCACAGCGCCGCCGACTTCGCGCGGGCGGCGGGCGTGGCCGGCGTTCCGGGAACGGGGTCGTCGTCGGTCACACGCGCCGTTCGTCCGGTCGCGCCTTCAACGTCCCGGATCGCGTCGTATCACCGTCGCGCCACCGCCGCATTACCGCCGCATCACCGCCGCATTACCGCCGCATTACCGCCGCATCACCGCCGCATCACCGCCGCATTACCGTCGCGCCACCGCCGTGTCCCGTCGGTCGTGTCGGGTCCTCACGCGAGGATCTCGACCTCGTAGCCGTCCGCCTCCAGGCTCGCGACGATCGCCGCGGCGTGTTCGGCGTCGTGGGTCTCCATCTCCACCTCGAGGTCCGCGGCGTTGACCGCGACGTCCCGGGAGGTCCGGTCGTGGTGGACCGCGTAGACGTTGGCCCCGTGGTCCGAGACGATGCTTGCCACGCGCTCCAGCTCCCCCGGCCGGTCCTTCAGCGCCATCTTCACCTTCAAATATCGACCCATCTCGATGAGTCCGCGCATGATGACGGTCGTCAGGCGGTTCATGTCGATGTTCCCGCCACACAGCGCGGCCACGATCGTCTCGTCGTCCTCGTATGCGAACGCCTCCGCGAGGACGGCCGCCAGCGGCACCGCGCCCGCCCCCTCGACGAGGACCTTCGAGCGCTCCAATAGCAGCGTGAGCGCGTGGGCGATCTCCGTGTCCGAGACGGTCACGACCTCGTCGACGCGCTCCCGGATGACCTCGAAGGGGATCTCGCCGACCGACCGCGTCGCGATCCCGTCGGCGATCGTGTCGACGCTGTCGATCGTCTCGACCCGGCCGGACGCCAGCGACTGGGCGGCCGAGGCGGCGCCCTCCGCCTGGACGCCGACGACCCGCACGTCGTCGAGCTCCTCGGTGACCGCCGTGGCGATCCCCGCGATGAGCCCGCCGCCGCCGATCGGAACGACGACGGTGTCGGCCTGCGGGCAGTCCTCGGCGATCTCCAGGCCGATCGTCCCCTGACCGGCCATCACCGCCTCGTCGTTGAACGCGTGGACGTACGTCCGGTCCTCCGCGGCCTCGATCTCGTGGGCCCGCGCCTGCGCCTCCTGGTAGTCGATCCCGTGGAGCACGACCTCCCCGCCGTACCCGCGCGTGGCCTTCACCTTCGAGACCGGCGCGTGCTCGGGCATCACGATCGTCGACTCGACGTCAGCGCGCGCGGCCGCGAGCGCGACGCCCTGCGCGTGGTTGCCCGCGCTCGCGGTCACCACGCCCGCCTCGCGCTCGGCCGGCGAGAGGGTGGCGATCCGGTTCGTCGCCCCGCGGATCTTGAACGCGCCGGTT
Proteins encoded:
- a CDS encoding ArsR/SmtB family transcription factor; this encodes MTEEPDPPAVFATLDDEYARDILVATKADRLSAKELSEECDMSRPTVSRRVNRLLEQGLLEEYTHVDPGGRHYSEYEARLERVEVLLNAEGFDVRIDVRPDPADRITSIFEEMRGD
- a CDS encoding DUF7521 family protein, coding for MEHTLFVIGKLFTTALALVIAYQAYRGYQRHHTQLLLYVAAGFALVGLGGLLEGALFEVLRVSIFEAGFVAALVTAAGMLSILYALYAPNP
- a CDS encoding DoxX family membrane protein — protein: MSTLDSGMNQLESRIGGLTVGGKVHSLSAWFVLALRLMMGYAFAYSGFTKIIGEFSAGGYLTNVAATNGNPLAGMFAWMGSTPWFVEFANVAVPWGELLIGLGLLVGALVRLAAFFGALMMLMFYFGNWDISHGFINGDFAYMLVFLAVAAFAAGRILGLDRYIEQYEVGGVALVERYPALEYILG
- a CDS encoding SHOCT domain-containing protein: MQNPIQARGTHSLGLIVIGALSLAVVGGMALTHATVPDGMTWGWHGGMWNGGHMAGWSGWGWGMMLVGLLWMALLVALPVSIVYWLATRSRSNDSTETGALAVLQERYARGEIDDEEFDRRRERLTRDDDR
- a CDS encoding long-chain-fatty-acid--CoA ligase gives rise to the protein MKRPLLTTDFLDRAVTLFGDDVGVIAADGTEFTYNELNDRINRLSNALLEWGIEKGDRVALLSPNSHRFIETLYATMQIGALFVPLNFRLQPTEYDYLVDDSSPSVLISHTGFTEKVDHLRGTDVEAGTSVEQWVAYDGDAAGEGWHGYEDVLAEHSPDQPDRPDLSEEDDATILYTSGTTGDPKGVVHTHRIQHYHALIHSHHVEFEDDDTLLWTSPMFHINGWGHIYGLTGIGGTHVILEQFDPETVFEHIANHDVSYLGGAPTVLNMLLDYYEDADVPATGEKPVRVETAASPPPKSTIREVEDELGWRIIHAYGATETGPIVTTSNSRRKIQQGDKYDIINKPGFATLNTEILVVDQHGEPVPTDDETQGEVIVRGNQVLDRYWNKPDETHRAFHDRRDGWFHTGDIATWDDDRMLTIVDRKKDVIISGGENISTIEVQDVIYEHPDVQVAAVIGVPHEKWGETPKALVVTAEDSDLTEDELIEFTRERLAHYKCPTSVEFRDALPQTSTGKIQKYELREEFWDDEEKNVG
- a CDS encoding Zn-ribbon domain-containing OB-fold protein, with amino-acid sequence MTRDDRSNDGSAGDEASSEEPPRETVSIPNEVDLPRLLDFYDLQDAEHTGIHEFYDNLRDGDFTTTRCDACGAVHFPPRIVCPECLSDDLSYTSLPHEGTLHSFTEVRGTAAIGMTDDTPFVAGVVDLGDVRLSARIDDASYEDLEIGDPVRLKIVDIDGPTDQDRVFYRFVPA
- a CDS encoding winged helix-turn-helix domain-containing protein produces the protein MTDTEPEWDFKERDVMILRELARDPQLSARELTDVLEAEHGIDVSHVTVSKSIRNMRDANVFREAILPNEAYFSFSLFEFQFNPEHFEDGWRDAMEHIREDKSTLFYFLCDGAYQWRAVMMFPSSEAESKWIHEFYKEHGKVINNLRNHALTNVLKFGTDPELFENITDGRE
- a CDS encoding VOC family protein, with the translated sequence MNDGGPPARVDHVGIAVEDVESAEPLLAALGCDRLIDDVVDDRFRWVYYELGDGSRIELIEPVAEESFLTEYLDRHGPGLHHVTIEVADIDAMTATLEATGFQVVDREEYAEWTEAFVSPRNPTGTLFQLMEYTAAYPENREYAPTDLFVGDDRLSRE
- the ilvA gene encoding threonine ammonia-lyase — its product is MLSIDDVRAARERVEEVARRTPLERSRTFSELTGADVHLKLETFQRTGAFKIRGATNRIATLSPAEREAGVVTASAGNHAQGVALAAARADVESTIVMPEHAPVSKVKATRGYGGEVVLHGIDYQEAQARAHEIEAAEDRTYVHAFNDEAVMAGQGTIGLEIAEDCPQADTVVVPIGGGGLIAGIATAVTEELDDVRVVGVQAEGAASAAQSLASGRVETIDSVDTIADGIATRSVGEIPFEVIRERVDEVVTVSDTEIAHALTLLLERSKVLVEGAGAVPLAAVLAEAFAYEDDETIVAALCGGNIDMNRLTTVIMRGLIEMGRYLKVKMALKDRPGELERVASIVSDHGANVYAVHHDRTSRDVAVNAADLEVEMETHDAEHAAAIVASLEADGYEVEILA
- a CDS encoding thiolase C-terminal domain-containing protein, with protein sequence MSRNAAIVGGGLTEWGEREATWKDLAQEAGKATFDDVDGIDQSDVEGLFVGAVQPERFAFQSHVAPLVAELLGIDAEMISRTELACASGQAALRYAWLAIAAGQIDVALVIGVEKMNLGKEYMPEMQSTMTNVLDREFDGVNGLNGPSHFAQFAQRHMHEHGTTREQLAMVSAKNKSHAAATDFAQYREAVSVDDVLDSYPIAPPLNLLDCSGITDGAAGVLLVSEEKAREVTDTPAYITGSGQSCLSSNSINNLPSMTTWPQAREASEKAYDQAGIEDPLAEIDVAEVHDCFSISEVIEYEQLGFADEGEGGAFIEEGRSELDGDVAVNPRGGLLGCGHPLGATGVCQALEIYRQFTGDVPAERAVAGDPETGLIHNLSGSGSVHSVMTLGRDPQ